In the genome of Passer domesticus isolate bPasDom1 chromosome 2, bPasDom1.hap1, whole genome shotgun sequence, the window ACCTGTTATACTCTCAGAATCATTTAAAGCACAGTGAAATCTGAAAACATATTAACACAAGCAAACAACCCAAACCCCTTTACCTTCATACACTTTTCCTGAGTACAGGAGTTCTTTAAATTCTGGGTAACCCTAGGTTTATGACTGTCCTCTCTCTCTtcttgtgtttttattttgctaagATGCTGGTCAGAGATCCAATCCATAAGATAAGTTAAGAGCTCATAGACTTGTGAATTCAATGGTAGCTGTAATACAATCACATCATCAGATATTTCAGCTTTCAATTTAATGCTTTTTCTAAGCTAAAACAGTAACAGACTGAAACACATGACAGTACTTTAGCTATGAAATGTTATGCATAATAGAAAGCATAAGAATTTTATACCTGATAAAATCTGAGAGGTGAGTTACTGCAGTGTGAGCTTGTGGAAAATGTATTCAAGCAGACAGTGATCTTGAACAGGCCGTGTGTGCTCTGCTGGGCCTTGTACCTAGGGTTTGAGAAGCCTGTATAGTATGAATGCAACTGGAACTTACAGTATCTCTGGGAAAGGTAAACTGTATGCAGATCAAAGGCTGGATGGTGGCAGTCCTGACTGGGAGACCCCTGCATATCAAGGAGTCAGAGACCCACAGCACAGTTAACCTGAGCATGtgcagtctgtgctgtgctgcacagatAACCAGCTGCACAGTTTATCCTGTGCTTGGCTGCAGGATAAACTCAGGCAGATCCCTCTTGGTACTGCTGATCCTGCCTGGCCTTGGCCTTGTCTAAAAAGGCAACAAGTTCTTATCCCATGAATGTCCTTCATAAACAGAGTTGTTTTCTTGCAAGAAAATTGCATATATAATGAGTGGCCAAAAAGGAGGGGCTTCTTTCAATGGACAGGATCTGCTCAGCATGCCCTGGGAAAAGTCCACCAGGGTTCCATCTGATGCTGCACAAACACAACATTCCCAGCATCTAAAGGGACACAAAATTTACTCACTCTCTATATTCCTCCTCTTACTCTGTCTTTAATAGCCATTTAATGAAGCCATTTGTTGTCAGCCTTTCTTACAAGGATGCAGAAGGAACCCTATCACAGAACCCTGCAGTGTTTCTTTCTCTCACACCTTACTCCCCAGTGCAAAACAAACACCTATTGTGATGATTTCTGGGTGTGAAAAACATATGCCCATGATTTATTTTGTACTTGATCAAATGGTAGTAAAAGAGCTTGGAGAAAAATTCATACAGAATCACTACACTTTGTTATTCTGGACAAATGAAatacaggagaaagaaagaCTTTAAAGTCTTTCACATTGGGAAATTCTTATTTCAATATACTAGACCTACTTAGTTTCATTTTATGCAATCCACTGTTGATAAATTTAACTGGGTAACTAGTATTGTttgaaaaaagaacaaagactTAATGAAACTCTGACCTTGGCTCTACTACATTGCAATGAAATACTTTACAAAAGAAATCCAGAGATACCTGAAGACAGACTGCATGAACAATTCCCTAAAGACCTCAAAACTTTTCTTCAATCTACCTTCAGATAACTGTTTTCCTCTTCACTCAGAACCATAACTACTGATACTATTTGTATTTCATGTGCAACCAAAGTATGCTAAAACCTATATAAAGAGAATTTGTTGGCTATATATAGACAGCACAGTTTTAAGGCATCCACTGTAGATCAATTAGATAGGGTGGTGTGAATATCTTTCTCATTTCACAGTTTACCTCtagctgggaaaaaaagcatAACCAGCTGGGAGATGTTGGCAGAGTAGTACCATAAATGGAACTACATGGAGACCGAAAGAATTTCATTAAGGTAAGAaggttttttaaggaaaaaaggtgATTGTTTTGGAACCATGAATGAATGCTGCATTTAATCTCTGTTCTTCACTAAAGACTACGTGTcaaaaaaaataatagcagTATACCACTTTTGGTTTAGAAGATTAAGGTTCTTTATTGGATACTTCTGAAAGACTACTTTTACCTGGTGTTATTCAAAGGATAGTGCTGTACTGTAGCAGTAACCAGAATGAGTCTAAGATTTGTTCTGATGCAGCAAAAGAAACCTGTGACAGTGGATGCAAGTTATAATTCTGATTGGCAGATGAAAGATAAATCATATAAGGAGGAAAACTTgccatataaataaaaatatacacacatacatagaCATAAGCAATATGAAATCCAAGACATATTTTTAGCAGCAAACTTAATTCTTTGTTAAGTGTGGATTTTCCCCCAATATAATCTGTTTCACTTCTTAGTGTAActtataaaattaaattagaagCCACATTTTGCAATTTCTAGCAGAGGCACACAGAATGTTACACAGCCTAATGTCTTTCAAATGAAAAGATTCAAGACTTCTGCTTAATTCTTACCGTAGCAGTTCTTGATGGTGCCATCACTTTTTCCTGTTTCACAGGTTTGCCTTCTTTCATCACTTGACACAAATCATTAGATTTCTGTACCTTTGAAAATTCATGCTTCCTCTAAACAAAATATAACAATTAATTATATTTCACTGGTTGCCTATAAAAGCAGGTACGTGTAAGAGCAAAGCTTACTTGCAGATTTTCTAAACGAGCTTTTGCTTTTCGTGCTTGACCTTCCAACTTCTTGTTCAACTCAGTTGCATCACTTAACTGAAAGAAGTAGAAAATATTAAACTGTCTGTAAATTCAAAACTCACATCTTGACTTAATTATCACACTGAAGTAACACAATGTTGTTGAGCAGCTAAATTATTTAAGTATTTTCTTATTAGCATGAGAAGTAATGGAAACAAAATCATCATCCACCTCCCTCAACaaattacagaatcatagacTGGTTGAGATTTGAGAGAACCTCTGGAAGACCTCAAGCTGGGCCAGGAAGAACTGGCTGCTATGTCCAGACAGCTTTTGAATAGTTCCAAGGTGTTAGACTCTTATCACCTGTGTGAACAACCTGTTCCAGGATAAGTAAGACAGCAGCAGTACCTCTTTGTTGACCTGCAGACCAACCTTTCAGATTGCAGGACAAGAATAAGCACTACAATGACACTCTAGATACACAGGCACTTCACATTTGATTGTTTTTTATGAAGCAGTGACAAAAATACACTATTTCAAGAATGTTATTGTAGTCTTGTTAATGGGGAAAGTGGTTACTGACCATGCTAAAAAACTAGTTTGTTTGGTGAGAAAAGATCAGGAAAACTGCAACCTccatttaaataaacaaaaccccCTGCTTTATCCATACAACAATGAACAGCATGATCACCACAGAAGCCCTCAGTTTGCACAGAAATGCAAAGATTTTACAGTGAGAGGAAATAACAAGACAGATGGGTTGCATCAGAACCATCAGCATCCTAGGAGTTAGGTCTGACCTTCTTAAGGGAAAGGCTCTGTTGTAGATTTTTATTGTATTCAGATTATCAGAACATTAATTAGGTCATTAATTAGGTCAATGAATAAACAATGCTCAAATAATTTAGATAATTTATGTATCACCATTTTAGATCAGACTTAACAGTCAAGTGAGACAAATTCCTACTCTATGCATTACTGTGAAACACACCATTCTAGTTTACAAATTGAGAAAATAACACCTTCATTAAAAGTTgcaaaaataactgaaaatacTGATCAAACATGAAGTTAGAACATTCTACTTTTTATTTAATAGAATCAGCATAGCAATTTGGCACAACAAATCTGCACAGGGTAGATTCTATTAtgtcataaaatattttctctccatCCATTCTCAATGCACTTTCCCTTCCTAACAATTAGCTGTTGCTAGTGAGTCAGTGGAATAAatcctactttttttttatactgTAAAAGGTCAGAAAGGCTAAATTTCAAGTAGTAGAAAcagatgagaaaaatattttcaatcatTCATACAATTCTTGTCTTAGACAAACAAAAGGTCACCAATTTTGCAAACTCAAGCTActcaaatatttaaaactgtTGACTGTAACTTGTAGAATTATTTATGACAGGAAATAATAAAGTTTACCTGCTTTCTTAAAGAGTCATTCACATCCCTCAAGCTGTCAAATGATGACTTCAGCCTCCTATTTTCTTTAGTAATTTCTCTCAAGGCTTCTGTCAGCTGCTTAACTTCTGCCTCATGTTGCTGTAGAAATATCAAATTTAAGAACATGttttaaaagagaaacaatAAATTCCAGTTAAGTGTTAAAAGAGTTGGACAAACTTTCTCATATGAAGGTCTTCATGTTCAAATTTGCATGTTCAGTCAGCAGTGAGAAAGACAAGCTCTGTACTGCATTTAAGAAGGATCTATACAGAAACTGAGAGCAACACGCACAGCCTATAGCTCCTATTGATGCCTATTCTACCCAGACCAACTACATACTTGTATATTTCTCAAACAATTCAGATGTGGGATGCATTTGTGAACTAAAATCAGTGACAAAGCTTTTACTTACAGCTAACTCTTCCAAATATTTACAAAAGGTTGTGACTGTGCTTTGGGGTTTCAACTCATGTTTCTGGCTTTTCTTACTCTGAATTACACAGAGTGAGAAACTAATCCTATGCCTTGTAGAGACTGGGGCTCTGGGTTGCAACACATGCATATGAATTATAAAATACAACTTGCATATCCACTGCCGTTCATCTCTCACCCCTGAAATTTGTTTTATATTAAATCTTCTCTGGACCTGAGACTTAAGTACCTCAGATCTGATAAAATAACAAGGTTTTACTTTTTACTGAAAATATTCTAACATTCATTTCTCCCCTTCCAATAATTCACTCTTCTTCACTACTCTTTCTTTCCACACCCCCAAAGTCAGGGTGGTCTTCCTCCAAACTTTTTGAGCCTTTGTTTGCTAGTACTCTCTGCAATAGGTGTTATGTCAGAAGATCTCAATGTGTCTTAAAGCATTCCCAAGGAAATCCACTGCAACTACAGCTAATGCAAAGATACTAATTTAACTTACACAATTACAGATAGAccacatttttttctctaatattAGTCACATAGCTTtcattattttacaaaaaaaaattacctcagTTTTCTAACTTGTAACTGTAAAATGAACTACACATCAGACAAGTAAATGCACCATTCTGAAACAGAAGTCATACAAAAACTCTAGCAATATTGTTCAGTACTTTTTATTGAAATCTTTTCTTTGGGGATTTCAAGGGCTTCAAAGAAACAAGTAGGATTTCCAGCAAAAATGTGATGGCTGGGATAACTACAAATTAGTTAAAGGGCATATAGAGCAATATCTATCATTAAATATACTATTTCACCTCTTTTATAGCTGCAATTTTTGTGTGAACTTCTTCCTCCACACCTCTTATTTTAGCCAAAGCTGCTTCGTGTTGAAAAAACAATGCTTCTTGTTCTGTTAGACAACGCTCTcgttcctgcagctgcagagcataCTCCTGCTGTGCTGAACTTTCTCTCTgtatcaagagaaaaaaaagttaaactaCTTTAAAAACCCACATGAAGTTTTCCCAAATTATGCTGAATTTAAAATTTTGTCCCAGAGATACATTTAGCTCTTTGTGAAATTACAGTTATGCAAGATCTTACTAATACAAAGTATCCTGACAGCCACCTCTGTTCAGTTTCCTCCCCCATTAACCCAAAAGACCTCCACGTGCATTGGAATGGCTCAGCCTCCCAAAATGCAAAATTCAACTTTGCTCCAGAAAGTTAAACTTTGGCTTTTGCTTCCCAGATATTTGGATAATGGTATTAACTGTAAGACAGAACAGAGTCTGATGTGACTGTCTGTGTTGAACACTAGATTAATGATATTGTTTCTTCAACTAGTGAGAAGCATCCCTGAAAaagcagtgaagaaaaaaagagatacaaaattatttttatctcaCAAGTTGCAAAATTAAGTCATGGCAGGGAATGCAACAGAAGCTTAGTTACTATTACAGAGTAAAACCATATAGGAGGTTCTTCTACTAGTAGCCTAAACCTGCTGGAGATGAACTGGTGGGATGAAAAGAGGGATTTTGGAGGAGGCCATGAAGGCAAGCACTTTGGAATGCCTAGAGCCAGGAGAACAGTTTCAGATGTTCTCAAGAGAAGCAATGGTTATGAGTGCTTCCCTCTATACACACAGTGTGTCATGAGACACTCTGGGATGTAGAAACACTGTTCCAGCTCCCTCAAGCTGAATCTGCCCACCTACCCATCCACCTGGTCTACCCAAAATTCAAGTCAGAGCATCATTACTGAATCACTGAATTAATCTAAGGGAAGAGGCAGATGAGTACACAGATTTtgtttataatttataatttgtttatatttataatttcatatttatttttcaaaagtgAGAATATTTATAGCATTATTCAACAAAAACTTGAAGGTGATTCCAGTTCCTACCTGGAGCTCCTGATGTATGACAAATAATTCATCATAAATTTGACTGATGTGAGGTGGTATCAAACCTTGCCTATTGCATGCCTGAGCACCGGTTCCATGCATAATTTTCTTTAACAAACCATGGTTGTTAATTTGGTCCATATTTTCCGGAGTATTTGCAGTCAAATGAGATGATAAAGTGAGGCCTGTGGACAtggaagaaaatgcattttacattaaaaaatcagACCTAGCTAAATATTGATATGATTTTTGTACTAAACCAGCAAAAATGTGTTCTAGGAATTCACAGTTACAAGTACAGAGTGAGATGTATCAAAATGTGAAAGTAATCTAAAGAATTACAGAAATTTGTTTAAAGTTCTTGTTTCATGATTTATTAAAACTGATCAAGAATCAACAGTTGTATAAGTAAAACTAAACCCTCCACTGCAATATAGAAACCCCAGAGACAGCTGCATGGAATCTATGCACAGACTGAATCATGTCACCAAAATATCCTATCATTTTTGTAAGGGCTTCAGGCAAGTGATTTGCTGCTGATTAGACCTTAGGGTGACATCTAACAGGACAAGACTTAAGAAACATCTTAAGATGCCACATGAGAAAATAACGTTAGTATTGCTCCAAGTATGCCTGAACCTCCTAAAATAATTGTAAAGAAAGTACTCATGTGAAAGATAAAATCCCCACactaaaatgcattttagatGAGTAGTGTATTTCTAAAttgaacagaaataaatttacTAGGAAGTTTTTTTAAGTTACATGTTATACTTCACAGAGAGTTGTAAGAATGTAAAAAATTAAGTCTTTATTACCTGTTCCCATGTATATAGCTGTATTCTGAATTGCATCAGTTTCAGAGCAAATAACACTGTTTTCTTCTACTTCCAGACCACTCGAACCACAAAAATAATCTTGCTCATCATCAAAACTAAAAGTACAAAAGAGGACTAATTTTAAATTACTCAATTCCTTTCTAACATGATACATAACAGAGACTGAAACAAGTCTGTATAAAAAGGCAAACATTGCTTAATGTAAGACTTTGATATTTTACTGATAACAAATAGCAGAGTTAAATAATTTGGATGAAAGGCATTTATAACTCACAAATCTCAACCACAGAAATTACATGTTGCTGACTTAAAAGTTGTTACAATAACTAAGCTTTTCATGCTGTAAGCACATGTAAGGAACAGGTAAAACCAACTCTTCTCTCACCACAAACCACCAAATTCCTGGAGAACTAAAAATACAACCcctctttttaaattatattttcctgTTTGGTGTAAAATAGCCCTTAAAAGAGATTTCTTGGCATTTGGAATTGAATTATTGCTAAATAAACATAAATCTGTTTATCAGTTTGGGCAATTCACTTTCCTCctagttaatttttttatcaCCTAGTTAAGTTTATGTCATTCCTGTATCCCCTTAGCAATTCCAACATACACAGATTAGATTAGAAAGTAAAACAATATTCCTCATCAAAATCAGCATCCTCATGATCACATGAAATAGCTACAAACATTTCTTTACttaagaagaaaacaagaaactTAAAACAACTTTTGCACAGTTCAAATACATCTGTTTTATTTACGgttttatgagaaaaaaaataaaggagaaataaaaacgCCTCCTACCAATCCCAGTTTTCCAAACTTTTCTGGAAATCACTAGATCTAATGCCCTTCTGTCTTCCAGTTTCAGTAAATTCTGACTCTAAAGAACAATTTGATAAAGAAATAGTTATATTTTTCAGTGAGCTGTCAGTGTCACatgaaatatataaaattgcaacaattttattttgcatttgagAAGCTGACATTAAGAAATCAATAAGGACTTATTAGAAATACTTGCCATGTAGTCTATGTAGCTATGAGAACCAAAACAACCACTCATGCAGCCTGAAAAATTACAGACTTAATTATAACAGCTTAAGGCATAGTAAGAATTATTTAACTTTCACATATGATTTGTCTTTCTTAAATGCTAGAGCTTGTCTGCCTAGAAATTTTTCTGTAACTGAAGTCTGACAAATAGCCAGCTGTCTCCATGCACCAATTTCTGAAAGAGACCAAATGCATTCTAGATATTAAACATTTATGTATCTTTAAATTAAAGCTAAATACATGCATTATGAAGTAAACTGCTACCAAGTAATTCAAGCAAGACTTAAAGACAAACAAGCTGTGAACCATTGCTCCAAAACATCCTTGGCACTTTTTACTTGTAAACATTCCCAGACTGGCTCCCAGGTATCACAACCCTtctatttaaaaagagaaaatacaaaaCTAAATAAATTTAGGAACAATGCAGCTTTAGTATACATTTCCCCTGTAAAAGGTATCAAAGAACCATTGCTTTGCATTACCTTTGTAAACTAGGGAGCTTCTGCTTTTACATTTGGTGTGCAATGCCCCTGAGAGGCAATCCTACAAGAAAGCACAAAACCATTGAACTCTAGTCGAGGTTTTCATGGAAAAAGGGTGTCACAACTTACTGGTTTAACACTGGTTAAATTCTGGTTAattaaacacattaaaaaaataaacactggTTTAATTCTTACTAAAAACTACTGGCTTTGAAaagggagggttttttttaaatacataaatgTAAATGGTCCTCATATTAACATAAAGAGGCAAATATATTCTCTACAGTCTAATAACAAAATACTTGTAGTGTTCTATGTTAGAATATTTGAGAAACTATAAAGCACTATGAAGACAGTAACATAAAATAAAGGCATGAAAGTAGATAGGTAAGCATGGAAACAGTGCCATCTACCTTCACAGCTAGGCTTTTTACGCCCAAGTTTCCTGCTCTACTATTTCTTACTAATTTATAAATACATACTAAAAGAGTGAATGATAGAAATTTTAGGCTACAAACAAAATCAATTAAATGCACATTACAAAATATCAGACTCAAGGCAGCTCTCATGATCTTGTTTCACTGCATCTCTCTGCTATGTTGTAGATCAAGTGATCAGCTGCTGTATTTTCCTGCCCTTGAATGACcactttttaataaaataacaaagcaCACAAACACGTTTTCAATGAAAACATCgaaaacaaacacatttccTCCTTGCAAGCATTAAAGTCTCAGTAAGagtttttctaaaaataaatttttaaaattacttttctttaaaGTACAGTTCTGTAATTCAAAGCAGAATATTCCCCAAGAAAAATTCCCCAGAGAATCTAAAACAGCATCACATGCTATTCAAGCTGCAAATCCTTCTGCAGGAACTAAGGGCACATACAACCTGATTTCAGCTCAAAATCTTCACATCACATTTGAGATGACTCCTGATCCTAAAATGGCAAGCTACTCTTTCTAAGAGAAAAAAGCCTGGGTTTTGTATTCATTGATGATTCCCAGGACTAACTCAGTATCCCAATCCAACTATGCACCTAACTCAATTTCAATCTCTCCCCATCTTGGGTTGTTCGTGGTATTTTTCCACCATACAACTTCCACTGCAGCACAAATCTGACCACTTAAGGCCTTTTATCCCCCAGACACACTGGAAGCATTTGACCCAGAATAGAGATGCATGAAAACAACTACAAAAAATTTGTTTCACTGAGAGACAAACAGAATTCAGGCAGAATAAAGGTACCTGGCCAGCAAGAACTCCTTCTGCTAAGTATCAAAGGACAGCCTGGGGGAAGGGTCTTCCTGCTGAATTTTTAGGCAGATCAGTTTTGACTTGTCAGCACAAGTAATAAAAAGAGAGGAACCACAATACAGTTCCTCCATTCACCTGAGTGCAAAGAACTCAACCTTCTCTGGTGTAAAATAACATTGCCATACCTTGGCAAGGGACTGACACCCATCATAATTAACTGTGTGCTCATTGCAGCAGTCTCTAATGAACCCGGGTTTGATTTCTTATTGACTAGATATTGAACAATTTTATGCTCTCTGACAACAGAGCTAATCACTAAgctttaccaaaaaaaaaaaaaccaacccaaaatcACAAACACACCTAATGCATTCTAAGGCTGTCAATTACTGCggcaaaaacaaaaacaaacaaacaaatgagtTATCCTATTATATGTTTCTTACAAGCTTAACATACTCCTAAGAGGATTCACATATTTTCTCACTCAGCTGGCAGGGACCAGGTCTTAGGCAAAAACTGCATGCTAAACTCTGTCTTGGTACCGCGTACAATCTGGAATTGCAATTTCCAGGGAAATTTTCTGCTCGGACAAAGAGGACTCGTCAGCAGCTGAACTCCGCGGCAGTCGGAGCGcgggggcagggccagcaggagcacgGAACCTCCTCAGGGCCGCTCAAACCCCGCTTTTGTCCCGCACTGCCGGGCGCTCACAATGAGCCCGAGGCAGCAGCGGACAGCCCCCCCACCCTCCATCGCTCCAAACACTTCAGGGACGCGGCGAGGAGGACGTGGCTTTTCTGTgccgcctcctcctccccgcaggccgcccgccccggccccgtcTCACCCCCGCCGGCCCCCGCGGGCAGCGCCGCTGCAGCCCCCGGGCCGCCATGGCGGCACCGCCGCGCTCGAACCAACCGCCGCCAGCCGCGCAGGCGCACTCGGGGCCGCGAGCAGCGCCGGCCCGGGCGGGCACGGCGGGGGGAGCAGCCATGGGCCTGGCGGGCGGGCACAcaacatcatcatcatcatcatcatcatcatcgtcaaACACCGCTCCTTTCCACCCCCGGCACGGCGCGGTCTGAGAGCGTCGCGCCCAACCCATGACCGAAGAGCATCTTGGCAACTGGACCGCTCAGAGCCACCTCCTTAAACATCTCCAGTGACGGTGATTCCAACACGGCCCTAGGCCAATGCCCAGCCAGCCTTTCTGGGAAGAACTTCCTCCTGCTCTCCTACAGTGCCCTATGGCCTTGGcactggttgcctgggagaagaggccaaaaccagctccagctccaggctcCTCTGAATGGTTGTGGAGAGCAGTATAGTCCCCGAGGACACCTGAAGACTTATTACTGccatcctttaaaaataaataacccCCCAAATAAAGCAAATCCAAATGCATGTTGCCCAGACCAGAGGTGTAGACTGTAAGTTTAAATACACCCCACCTTTACCCATGCATTCTCACTCTAGAGAGGCAAAGCTGTCAAAGGTATGAGCACGCTGGAATACACAAGCCGGAGCCCGCAGCAAGGGCAGAGAAGTTGGCTCATAACACTGAGCAGAGTCGGAGTGTCATACTTAATGTACATCAGGTAAAATACCAATGTTAACTAGATGTTTTTCATTAAGCCAAGATTCTTAGAAATAgtctaagtaaaaaaaaaaaaaaagttggcaTATTCCTCTAGCAAAACATTGATCAATCATTTAAAAACTATGCAGACAGAACAAACCAACATCCACCTGGCTCAGCCTGCTCTCTGCACTGGAATATCCATTAACTTTCAAAGGCCTTCAGTGTACTGTTCAGCAATTTGCATCTACCATTCAAAAGAGCTTCATAAGAGCAAGAACCAAGTTATGCAAGTTATCTTCTTTTAAACAAACCAAAGTGAAGACAAGACATTTATTTTAACAAGACTAggatttaattttcaaaatttgaCACTTATTACAAATATGTCAGGATAACACAAATACACCTGAAATATGCCAGTGCCTGAACTTTATTTACCATGCAAAAAAATCAATTGGAACACATAAAAAAATTCAACTATAGCCTGTAATTTTACATTTATACATCAGAAGTGTCCATTTTAAGAAGTTGAAATAATTAGTCAATAACATCTAAGTACTGATTTATACTGCAAAAACATCTGTATACTCAAAGAAATAGTTCTATATTTGCCCACAGTCTGTAATGACAATTCTTCCATTTACTAGCCCTTTAGGAGAACCAAAGGATTCGATCTTTTTCACAACATCCATTCCATCTTTCACAAACCCAAATACCACATGCTTGAAGTCCAAGTGTTCTGCTTTTTTAAGTGTTATGAAGAACTGAGAATTATTTGTATCCCTGCCCTTATTTGCCATTGACAACAATCCAGGACCGGTGTGTTTCACTATGAAATTCTCATCTTCAAATGCTGTTCCATAAATCGACCGTCCACCTGTTCCATCATGGTTGGTTATATCTCCtccctaaaaa includes:
- the CCDC138 gene encoding coiled-coil domain-containing protein 138 isoform X3, translated to MAARGLQRRCPRGPAGDCLSGALHTKCKSRSSLVYKESEFTETGRQKGIRSSDFQKSLENWDCFDDEQDYFCGSSGLEVEENSVICSETDAIQNTAIYMGTGLTLSSHLTANTPENMDQINNHGLLKKIMHGTGAQACNRQGLIPPHISQIYDELFVIHQELQRESSAQQEYALQLQERERCLTEQEALFFQHEAALAKIRGVEEEVHTKIAAIKEQHEAEVKQLTEALREITKENRRLKSSFDSLRDVNDSLRKQLSDATELNKKLEGQARKAKARLENLQRKHEFSKVQKSNDLCQVMKEGKPVKQEKVMAPSRTATLPLNSQVYELLTYLMDWISDQHLSKIKTQEEREDSHKPRVTQNLKNSCTQEKCMKLLPIATEQLQWMPYVNPKLHVPVIKFIYWSIRQLDTDIQQHTTMRSTMRRLGEDIFKGIVSKGNPHSSSEQSTESKSKSAAFFKSFCMPLRFLSTLIVLKTVKQVDYLAQAFESLRVDLKTDEGKALFVEYQCVPVILSHLKVSSTSLLSRALDGLLQMTMESGSLQPFLEACSNEPFFQTCSVLLRSSKLDIAVLEKLCVILQKLSRIKSNKKLFEMFGLHQMFQELRRTVDPGHTFLCINLNSILLNLEFLRSNSLDSSLSTSH
- the CCDC138 gene encoding coiled-coil domain-containing protein 138 isoform X12, which codes for MAARGLQRRCPRGPAGDCLSGALHTKCKSRSSLVYKESEFTETGRQKGIRSSDFQKSLENWDCFDDEQDYFCGSSGLEVEENSVICSETDAIQNTAIYMGTGLTLSSHLTANTPENMDQINNHGLLKKIMHGTGAQACNRQGLIPPHISQIYDELFVIHQELQRESSAQQEYALQLQERERCLTEQEALFFQHEAALAKIRGVEEEVHTKIAAIKEQHEAEVKQLTEALREITKENRRLKSSFDSLRDVNDSLRKQLSDATELNKKLEGQARKAKARLENLQRKHEFSKVQKSNDLCQVMKEGKPVKQEKVMAPSRTATLPLNSQVYELLTYLMDWISDQHLSKIKTQEEREDSHKPRVTQNLKNSCTQEKCMKLLPIATEQLQWMPYVNPKLHVPVIKFIYWSIRQLDTDIQQHTTMRSTMRRLGEDIFKGIVSKGNPHSSSEQSTESKSKSAAFFKSFCMPLRFLSTLIVLKTVKQVDYLAQAFESLRVDLKTDEGKALFVEYQCVPVILSHLKVSSTSLLSRALDGLLQMTMESGKCDKNA
- the CCDC138 gene encoding coiled-coil domain-containing protein 138 isoform X9, producing the protein MAARGLQRRCPRGPAGDCLSGALHTKCKSRSSLVYKESEFTETGRQKGIRSSDFQKSLENWDCFDDEQDYFCGSSGLEVEENSVICSETDAIQNTAIYMGTGLTLSSHLTANTPENMDQINNHGLLKKIMHGTGAQACNRQGLIPPHISQIYDELFVIHQELQRESSAQQEYALQLQERERCLTEQEALFFQHEAALAKIRGVEEEVHTKIAAIKEQHEAEVKQLTEALREITKENRRLKSSFDSLRDVNDSLRKQLSDATELNKKLEGQARKAKARLENLQRKHEFSKVQKSNDLCQVMKEGKPVKQEKVMAPSRTATLPLNSQVYELLTYLMDWISDQHLSKIKTQEEREDSHKPRVTQNLKNSCTQEKCMKLLPIATEQLQWMPYVNPKLHVPVIKFIYWSIRQLDTDIQQHTTMRSTMRRLGEDIFKGIVSKGNPHSSSEQSTESKSKSAAFFKSFCMPLRFLSTLIVLKTVKQVDYLAQAFESLRVDLKTDEGKALFVEYQCVPVILSHLKVSSTSLLSRALDGLLQMTMESDNPEVFYMTISEK
- the CCDC138 gene encoding coiled-coil domain-containing protein 138 isoform X11 encodes the protein MAARGLQRRCPRGPAGDCLSGALHTKCKSRSSLVYKESEFTETGRQKGIRSSDFQKSLENWDCFDDEQDYFCGSSGLEVEENSVICSETDAIQNTAIYMGTGLTLSSHLTANTPENMDQINNHGLLKKIMHGTGAQACNRQGLIPPHISQIYDELFVIHQELQRESSAQQEYALQLQERERCLTEQEALFFQHEAALAKIRGVEEEVHTKIAAIKEQHEAEVKQLTEALREITKENRRLKSSFDSLRDVNDSLRKQLSDATELNKKLEGQARKAKARLENLQRKHEFSKVQKSNDLCQVMKEGKPVKQEKVMAPSRTATLPLNSQVYELLTYLMDWISDQHLSKIKTQEEREDSHKPRVTQNLKNSCTQEKCMKLLPIATEQLQWMPYVNPKLHVPVIKFIYWSIRQLDTDIQQHTTMRSTMRRLGEDIFKGIVSKGNPHSSSEQSTESKSKSAAFFKSFCMPLRFLSTLIVLKTVKQVDYLAQAFESLRVDLKTDEGKALFVEYQCVPVILSHLKVSSTSLLSRALDGLLQMTMESGFGNGISR
- the CCDC138 gene encoding coiled-coil domain-containing protein 138 isoform X7, encoding MAARGLQRRCPRGPAGDCLSGALHTKCKSRSSLVYKESEFTETGRQKGIRSSDFQKSLENWDCFDDEQDYFCGSSGLEVEENSVICSETDAIQNTAIYMGTGLTLSSHLTANTPENMDQINNHGLLKKIMHGTGAQACNRQGLIPPHISQIYDELFVIHQELQRESSAQQEYALQLQERERCLTEQEALFFQHEAALAKIRGVEEEVHTKIAAIKEQHEAEVKQLTEALREITKENRRLKSSFDSLRDVNDSLRKQLSDATELNKKLEGQARKAKARLENLQRKHEFSKVQKSNDLCQVMKEGKPVKQEKVMAPSRTATLPLNSQVYELLTYLMDWISDQHLSKIKTQEEREDSHKPRVTQNLKNSCTQEKCMKLLPIATEQLQWMPYVNPKLHVPVIKFIYWSIRQLDTDIQQHTTMRSTMRRLGEDIFKGIVSKGNPHSSSEQSTESKSKSAAFFKSFCMPLRFLSTLIVLKTVKQVDYLAQAFESLRVDLKTDEGKALFVEYQCVPVILSHLKVSSTSLLSRALDGLLQMTMESGKCSLQPFLEACSNEPFFQTCSVLLRSSKLDIAVLEKLCVILQKLSRIK